In one Oscillospiraceae bacterium genomic region, the following are encoded:
- a CDS encoding iron-containing alcohol dehydrogenase has product MRGGSLIQLCSGRYFQGSGVLSRLGEEARLLGGRALVVADAAVWPKVGEAVSASLAGAGAAYTYHPFSGHCSPSAYDAAARAGAAWGADCVVGVGGGRALDTAKIASDKLGVRAITVPTCAATCACSAWLSVEYTDEGAFVGNYWTRYPPFSVIADLDILLGDCPQRLNWAGIVDAMAKYPEIQYNLLHSGQWEQNVFSQTAGELAKSTFYRFLEHRAALASDLDAARPTPLLEDCLCAAMQLTGLISSLACGGKQAAVSHMLYSYFCCHRRPLARTFLHGELVGASLVYQLAVNGADEGEAAALEDFLRARGMPACLEDLGLAHTPGEADALFSFLRERMPLETQEELLRLRSKEHILFRGLS; this is encoded by the coding sequence GTGAGGGGCGGCAGCCTGATTCAGCTCTGCTCCGGGCGGTACTTCCAGGGCTCCGGGGTGCTCTCCCGCCTGGGGGAGGAGGCGCGCCTGCTGGGCGGCCGCGCCCTGGTGGTGGCGGACGCCGCCGTCTGGCCCAAGGTCGGGGAGGCGGTGTCCGCCTCCCTGGCCGGGGCCGGGGCGGCCTATACGTACCACCCCTTTTCCGGCCACTGCAGCCCCTCCGCCTATGACGCCGCCGCCCGGGCGGGCGCGGCGTGGGGCGCGGACTGCGTCGTCGGCGTGGGCGGGGGCCGGGCGCTGGACACGGCCAAGATCGCCTCGGACAAGCTGGGCGTGCGCGCCATCACCGTGCCCACCTGCGCCGCCACCTGCGCCTGCTCGGCCTGGCTGTCGGTGGAGTACACCGACGAGGGGGCCTTTGTGGGCAACTACTGGACCCGCTACCCGCCCTTCTCGGTGATTGCGGATCTGGACATCCTGCTGGGGGACTGCCCCCAGCGCCTCAACTGGGCCGGAATTGTGGACGCCATGGCCAAATACCCGGAGATCCAATACAATCTGCTGCACTCCGGCCAATGGGAGCAGAATGTTTTTTCGCAGACGGCCGGGGAGCTGGCCAAAAGCACGTTTTACCGCTTCCTGGAGCACCGGGCGGCGCTGGCCTCGGATCTGGACGCGGCCCGGCCCACGCCGCTGCTGGAGGACTGCCTGTGCGCGGCGATGCAACTGACGGGCCTGATCTCCTCCCTGGCCTGCGGCGGAAAGCAGGCCGCGGTCAGCCACATGCTCTACAGCTACTTCTGCTGCCACAGGCGGCCGCTGGCCCGGACCTTCCTCCACGGCGAGCTGGTGGGGGCCTCCCTGGTCTATCAGCTGGCGGTCAACGGCGCGGACGAGGGGGAGGCCGCCGCGCTGGAGGACTTTTTACGGGCCCGGGGTATGCCCGCCTGCCTGGAGGATCTGGGACTTGCCCACACCCCGGGGGAGGCGGACGCGCTGTTCTCCTTCCTGCGGGAGCGGATGCCCCTGGAGACGCAGGAAGAGCTGCTGCGCCTGCGGAGCAAGGAGCATATCCTCTTCCGGGGTCTTTCATAG
- a CDS encoding C4-dicarboxylate ABC transporter permease: MDMITSVLSGLFTLENLLWINIGMAGGIIVGALPGLTGTMCIALLLPLTYGLNPITGILLLLGVYCGGIYGGSITAILINTPGTPASAATALDGYQMAKKGHGLRALHDALSASTIGGLFSCVVLLFAAPPIAAFALKFGPSEYFALALFGLTIIASVGGKSQIKGLLMGFVGLLISCVGIDPMDGVSRFTFGINRMQGGIDTIPVLIGLFAITEIMNKGRDLHRNMGAALKVEKEKIAFRDVLKYKLTLLKSSILGVFIGAVPGTGAAISSFLAYNEAKRCSKTPEAFGHGCEEAVVASESANNAVTGATLIPLLTLGIPGDTNTAVLLGALTMQGIAAGPQLFVQQKEWVYTIMIGLIVVNLFMYLQGRLFIRGFVNITKIPTHTLVPILVVLCVIGAYAIDYSVFNAILMVVIGIFGYFVTKLDFPLTPMVIGLVLGKLCESNLRRALIVSKGNWSTFFTSPIACFFIALSVVMLVLPYVKKKLDERKAARQ; encoded by the coding sequence ATGGACATGATTACCTCTGTGCTGAGCGGGCTGTTCACCCTGGAAAACCTGCTGTGGATCAACATCGGCATGGCGGGCGGCATCATCGTGGGCGCGCTGCCCGGCCTGACCGGCACCATGTGCATCGCCCTGCTGCTCCCCCTGACCTACGGGCTCAACCCCATCACCGGCATCCTGCTGCTGCTGGGCGTCTACTGCGGCGGCATCTACGGCGGATCCATCACCGCCATCCTCATCAACACCCCCGGCACCCCCGCCTCCGCCGCCACGGCGCTGGACGGCTACCAGATGGCCAAGAAGGGCCACGGCCTCAGGGCCCTGCACGACGCCCTCTCCGCCTCCACCATCGGCGGGCTGTTCAGCTGTGTCGTGCTGCTCTTCGCCGCGCCGCCCATCGCCGCCTTCGCCCTGAAATTCGGCCCCAGCGAGTACTTCGCCCTGGCCCTCTTCGGCCTGACCATCATCGCCAGCGTGGGCGGCAAGTCCCAGATCAAGGGCCTGCTCATGGGCTTCGTGGGCCTGCTGATCTCCTGCGTGGGTATCGACCCCATGGACGGCGTGAGCCGCTTCACCTTCGGCATCAACCGCATGCAGGGGGGCATCGACACCATCCCCGTGCTCATCGGTCTGTTCGCCATCACGGAGATCATGAACAAGGGCCGGGATCTGCACCGGAACATGGGGGCGGCCCTCAAGGTGGAGAAGGAGAAGATCGCCTTCCGGGACGTGCTCAAGTACAAGCTGACCCTGCTCAAGTCCAGCATACTCGGCGTCTTTATCGGCGCGGTGCCCGGCACCGGCGCGGCCATCTCCTCCTTCCTGGCCTATAACGAGGCCAAGCGCTGCTCCAAGACCCCAGAGGCGTTCGGCCATGGCTGCGAGGAGGCCGTGGTGGCCTCCGAGTCGGCCAACAACGCCGTCACCGGCGCCACCCTCATCCCGCTGCTCACCCTGGGCATCCCCGGCGACACCAACACCGCCGTGCTGCTGGGCGCCCTCACCATGCAGGGCATCGCCGCCGGACCCCAGCTCTTTGTGCAGCAAAAGGAGTGGGTGTACACCATCATGATCGGCCTTATCGTGGTCAACCTGTTTATGTACCTGCAGGGCCGGCTGTTCATCCGGGGCTTCGTGAACATCACGAAAATTCCCACCCACACCCTGGTGCCCATCCTGGTGGTGCTCTGCGTCATCGGCGCCTACGCCATCGACTACTCGGTTTTTAACGCCATTTTGATGGTGGTCATCGGCATTTTCGGCTACTTTGTCACCAAGCTGGACTTCCCCCTCACCCCCATGGTCATCGGCCTGGTGCTGGGCAAGCTGTGCGAGTCCAACCTCCGCCGGGCCCTCATCGTCTCCAAGGGGAACTGGAGCACCTTCTTTACCTCCCCCATCGCCTGCTTCTTTATCGCCCTGTCGGTGGTGATGCTGGTGCTGCCCTACGTCAAGAAAAAGCTGGACGAGCGCAAGGCGGCGCGGCAGTGA
- a CDS encoding exported protein — MKTKKLAALALSLAMVLPLAACGSGGGAPASANPGASSGGASTGYPKSTITLVCPWDAGGTSDGLTRIIAEIGARKDYFGVNMVVQNSGGAGGTVATTEFKNTAGDGYTICQEAIGVFTLQPYVRDVDYTIEDFIPVAALSNEPIIMIAGKNTGITGLEDLLARPSVTYGFSGSGSLMELSQKQFFSMTDVEATGVSYDGSSPTLAALLGGHIDVAVGHPGEVMQYVESGDVVAIGVFNDERDPREGIKDIPTFKEQGYDVVMSVWKFLIVPASTPADIVEQISTTLNAITATDEYKEFCANNNLLPLTMTTDEMVQRINDEAAVNQALLAG; from the coding sequence ATGAAAACGAAGAAACTCGCAGCGCTCGCCCTCTCCCTGGCAATGGTCCTTCCCCTGGCCGCCTGCGGCAGCGGCGGCGGCGCGCCTGCCAGCGCCAACCCCGGCGCAAGCTCCGGCGGCGCCTCCACCGGCTACCCCAAGAGCACCATTACCCTGGTCTGCCCCTGGGACGCGGGCGGCACCTCCGACGGCCTGACCCGCATCATCGCCGAGATCGGCGCCCGCAAGGATTACTTCGGCGTGAACATGGTGGTGCAGAACAGCGGCGGCGCGGGCGGCACCGTGGCCACCACCGAGTTCAAGAACACCGCCGGCGACGGCTACACCATCTGCCAGGAGGCCATCGGCGTGTTCACCCTCCAGCCCTACGTCCGCGACGTGGACTACACCATTGAGGACTTCATCCCCGTGGCCGCCCTGTCCAACGAGCCCATCATCATGATCGCGGGCAAGAACACCGGGATCACCGGCCTGGAGGACCTGCTCGCCCGTCCGTCCGTCACCTACGGCTTCTCCGGCAGCGGCAGCCTGATGGAGCTGAGCCAGAAGCAGTTCTTCTCCATGACCGACGTGGAGGCCACCGGCGTGTCCTACGACGGCAGCTCCCCCACCCTGGCCGCCCTGCTGGGCGGGCACATCGACGTGGCCGTGGGCCACCCCGGCGAGGTCATGCAGTACGTGGAGTCCGGCGACGTGGTGGCCATCGGCGTGTTCAACGACGAGCGCGACCCCCGCGAGGGCATCAAGGACATCCCCACCTTTAAGGAGCAGGGCTACGACGTGGTGATGAGCGTGTGGAAGTTCCTCATCGTCCCCGCCAGCACCCCGGCGGACATCGTGGAGCAGATCTCCACCACCCTCAACGCCATCACCGCCACCGACGAGTACAAGGAGTTCTGCGCGAACAACAACCTGCTCCCCCTCACCATGACCACCGACGAGATGGTGCAGCGCATCAACGACGAGGCTGCGGTCAACCAGGCTCTGCTGGCCGGCTAA
- the uxuA gene encoding mannonate dehydratase encodes MNFGFRWYGPEDSIPLAYIRQIPCISTVVAACYGVPAGQLWPEEEIAALSARCAEHGLAFTVAEGLGVHEDIKLGLPGREGRIETYVENLRRLARCGVTTVCYNFMPLFGWVRTDLDRPLPDGSRTVAFHRAELDALDPARAELRLPGWNFSAGPGEAGALLEQYRALGRAGMWKNLTYFLQAVVPEAERLGVRLAIHPDDPPLPVFGLPRIVSSLEDLLRLTAIVDSPANGVTLCTGSLGSGRDNDVAAIADRLAADGKIPFVHARNVLWEAGADFSESAHPSACGSLDMAAILAALHRRGFDGVIRADHGRMVWGERGRPGYGLYDRAMGVSYLAGLWEALEHLS; translated from the coding sequence ATGAACTTCGGCTTTCGCTGGTACGGCCCGGAGGATTCCATCCCGCTGGCGTATATCCGGCAGATCCCCTGTATTTCCACCGTGGTGGCCGCCTGCTACGGCGTGCCCGCCGGGCAGCTCTGGCCGGAGGAGGAGATCGCCGCGCTGAGCGCCCGGTGCGCCGAACACGGCCTGGCCTTTACGGTGGCCGAGGGCCTGGGCGTCCATGAGGACATCAAGCTGGGCCTGCCCGGGCGGGAGGGCCGCATCGAGACCTACGTGGAGAACCTGCGCCGCCTGGCCCGCTGCGGCGTGACCACGGTGTGCTACAATTTCATGCCCCTCTTCGGCTGGGTGCGCACCGATCTGGACCGCCCCCTGCCCGACGGCTCCCGCACCGTGGCCTTCCATCGGGCCGAGCTGGACGCCCTGGACCCGGCCAGGGCCGAGCTCAGGCTCCCCGGCTGGAACTTCTCCGCCGGGCCGGGGGAGGCGGGCGCGCTGCTGGAGCAGTACCGGGCCCTGGGCCGGGCGGGCATGTGGAAAAACCTGACCTATTTTCTCCAGGCCGTGGTGCCCGAGGCCGAGCGGCTGGGGGTGCGGCTGGCCATCCACCCCGACGACCCGCCCCTGCCCGTGTTCGGCCTGCCCCGCATCGTCTCCTCTCTGGAGGACCTGCTGCGCCTGACCGCCATTGTGGACTCGCCTGCCAACGGCGTGACCCTGTGCACCGGCTCCCTGGGCAGCGGCAGGGACAACGACGTGGCGGCCATCGCCGACCGCCTGGCCGCCGACGGAAAAATCCCCTTCGTCCACGCCCGCAACGTCCTTTGGGAGGCGGGCGCGGACTTCTCCGAGAGCGCCCACCCCTCCGCCTGCGGCAGCCTGGACATGGCCGCCATCCTCGCCGCCCTGCACCGCCGGGGCTTCGACGGCGTAATCCGTGCCGACCACGGCCGCATGGTGTGGGGGGAGCGGGGCAGGCCCGGCTACGGCCTGTACGACCGGGCCATGGGCGTGTCCTACCTGGCGGGGCTGTGGGAGGCCCTGGAACACCTGTCTTAA
- the dapA4_2 gene encoding 4-hydroxy-tetrahydrodipicolinate synthase — MPQQPILRGISAPQLTPFHADGSVNYEEYTRLTRFAAGAGLRGIFVCGTTGEFVNLTLDERKRLLRAAMAGAGSGTRIMFNTTAMNLADMKDLFDWARSEGAHCASVTPPYYHGYDAPALVAYFQKAAGLAGDMPLYLYNMPGMTHNPITPAVLAEVCRTCPNVAGLKDSSMDFLTLQEFQCLELPEGFELITGNDAQVLPALQAGGAGAVIALAGVFPALCQSIWDRYHAGDLEGARRAQGRVLALRGLVRGVMPIMAHKKMLELQGFHMGPARFPFRALTGAEEARVEAGVKAILGGEAV, encoded by the coding sequence ATGCCCCAGCAGCCCATCCTGCGCGGGATCTCCGCGCCCCAGCTCACCCCGTTCCACGCCGACGGCTCGGTCAACTATGAGGAGTACACCCGCCTGACCCGGTTCGCCGCCGGCGCGGGCCTGCGCGGCATCTTCGTGTGCGGCACCACGGGGGAGTTCGTCAACCTCACCCTGGACGAGCGCAAGCGCCTGCTGCGCGCCGCCATGGCGGGGGCCGGAAGCGGAACGCGCATTATGTTCAACACCACCGCCATGAACCTGGCGGACATGAAGGACCTGTTCGACTGGGCCCGGAGCGAGGGCGCGCACTGCGCCTCGGTCACGCCGCCCTACTACCACGGCTACGACGCCCCGGCCCTGGTGGCCTATTTCCAAAAGGCCGCCGGGCTGGCGGGGGACATGCCCCTGTACCTCTACAACATGCCGGGCATGACCCACAACCCCATCACCCCCGCCGTGCTGGCCGAGGTGTGCCGCACCTGCCCCAACGTGGCCGGGCTCAAGGACAGCAGCATGGATTTCCTCACCCTCCAGGAGTTCCAGTGCCTGGAGCTGCCCGAGGGCTTCGAGCTTATCACCGGCAACGACGCCCAGGTGCTGCCCGCCCTCCAGGCGGGGGGCGCGGGGGCGGTCATCGCCCTGGCCGGGGTGTTCCCCGCGCTGTGCCAGTCCATCTGGGACCGCTACCACGCCGGGGACCTGGAGGGCGCCCGCCGGGCCCAGGGCCGGGTGCTGGCGCTGCGGGGCCTGGTGCGCGGCGTGATGCCCATTATGGCCCATAAGAAGATGCTGGAGCTCCAGGGCTTCCATATGGGCCCCGCCCGCTTCCCCTTCCGGGCGCTGACCGGGGCGGAGGAGGCCCGCGTGGAGGCGGGGGTAAAAGCCATCCTGGGCGGGGAGGCCGTATGA